A genome region from bacterium BMS3Abin08 includes the following:
- the thrC_3 gene encoding threonine synthase, whose product MTKSEPQLSESSGQKDRMCSSWRGILNEYREFLPITEKTPIITLLEGNTPLIKAVRLREYLGLDLSLYFKFDGANPTGSFKDRGMTMAISKAVEDGSKAVVCASTGNTSASAAAYAARSGLKALVLIPEGKIALGKLVQAMVHGATIVQIEGNFDQALGIVREMVRKYPITLVNSINPYRIEGQKSAAFEVCDGLGSAPEFHALPVGNAGNITAYWMGYREYYNAGRITALPRMLGFQAEGAAPIVLGRPVEKPETVATAIRIGKPASWKKAVAARDESGGVIESVNDEEILSAYSLAASTEGIFCEPASAAALAGVIKLHSRGFFKGGESVVCTLTGNGLKDPDTVFTVSERPLKAAATLKAVEDVIDGVLNS is encoded by the coding sequence ATGACGAAGAGTGAACCTCAATTGTCGGAATCCTCTGGACAGAAAGATCGAATGTGCTCTTCCTGGCGAGGAATCCTCAATGAGTACAGAGAGTTTTTACCGATTACTGAAAAAACCCCTATCATTACCCTTCTTGAAGGAAACACCCCTTTAATCAAGGCAGTCCGTTTAAGAGAATATCTCGGGTTGGACCTTTCCCTCTATTTCAAGTTCGATGGTGCCAACCCAACCGGTTCCTTTAAGGACAGGGGCATGACCATGGCAATCTCAAAGGCCGTCGAAGACGGATCAAAGGCTGTTGTCTGTGCCTCCACAGGAAACACCTCCGCCTCTGCCGCCGCCTATGCGGCAAGGTCCGGCCTTAAGGCGCTTGTGCTTATACCGGAGGGCAAGATAGCCCTTGGAAAGCTGGTTCAGGCAATGGTTCATGGAGCAACGATAGTCCAGATCGAGGGTAATTTTGATCAGGCCCTCGGTATTGTCCGCGAGATGGTTCGGAAATATCCAATAACCCTCGTCAACTCCATAAACCCCTATCGTATCGAAGGCCAGAAAAGCGCCGCCTTCGAGGTCTGCGACGGGCTTGGTTCGGCGCCCGAGTTTCACGCCCTCCCGGTTGGAAATGCAGGCAACATAACCGCATACTGGATGGGCTACAGGGAGTACTACAATGCCGGAAGAATAACGGCCCTGCCCAGGATGCTGGGTTTCCAGGCTGAAGGGGCCGCTCCCATAGTGCTTGGCCGGCCTGTCGAGAAGCCTGAAACCGTTGCAACGGCAATAAGGATCGGAAAACCGGCAAGCTGGAAGAAGGCGGTGGCTGCACGTGACGAATCCGGCGGCGTTATAGAGTCGGTTAACGATGAAGAGATACTGAGTGCATACAGCCTGGCTGCCTCTACAGAGGGTATCTTCTGCGAACCCGCCTCTGCAGCGGCCCTTGCAGGGGTTATCAAACTCCACAGCAGGGGTTTCTTCAAGGGGGGGGAGAGCGTGGTCTGTACACTCACCGGAAACGGCCTGAAGGACCCGGACACTGTTTTTACCGTATCGGAACGGCCCCTGAAGGCCGCGGCAACCCTGAAGGCTGTTGAAGATGTGATCGACGGGGTGTTAAACTCATAG
- a CDS encoding cofactor-independent phosphoglycerate mutase translates to MVIIGDGMTDRPLKELDGKTPLQAAFTPNMDRLARTGILGMARTIPRGFSPGSDVANLSIMGYDPGAYYSGRAPLEAASMGVELDSDDVAYRCNLVTLKYNRTRDRAVMEDYSAGHITSEEAGELIRAVASELGSDGISFYPGISYRHLMVWKRGEYEVECIPPHDIIGKEITEYLPCGKGEDVLRDLMNASVSVLEHHPVNKKRASEGKPAANSIWLWGQGKKLDIPTFEEKYHLSGALVSAVDLTKGLGVYAGLEILRVPGVTGYLDTNYSGKAEYSLKALERHDFVYIHVEAPDEAGHSGNYRDKIKAIEDIDALVVGSIIRGVKSFESYRILLMPDHPTPIEIRTHSDDPVPFVIYDSGDQRDNGDATFDESIAEREGIVFIDEGHRLMDFFIRSKTDL, encoded by the coding sequence ATGGTAATCATAGGTGACGGAATGACGGACAGGCCGCTGAAGGAACTCGATGGAAAGACCCCCCTTCAGGCCGCCTTCACCCCGAATATGGACAGGCTTGCCCGTACAGGTATTCTGGGAATGGCAAGGACCATTCCCAGGGGGTTTTCTCCCGGTTCAGACGTTGCCAACCTCAGTATTATGGGGTATGACCCGGGGGCCTACTACTCCGGAAGGGCGCCCCTGGAGGCGGCAAGTATGGGTGTAGAGCTTGACAGTGATGATGTTGCTTACAGATGTAATCTCGTAACACTTAAATACAACAGGACAAGAGACCGTGCAGTGATGGAGGACTACAGCGCCGGACACATCACCTCCGAAGAGGCGGGTGAATTAATAAGGGCGGTTGCCTCAGAGCTGGGAAGCGATGGGATATCCTTTTATCCGGGTATCAGTTATCGTCACCTTATGGTATGGAAAAGGGGTGAGTACGAGGTGGAGTGCATTCCCCCCCATGATATCATCGGGAAGGAGATCACCGAATACCTCCCCTGCGGAAAGGGAGAGGATGTCCTGAGGGATCTCATGAACGCTTCGGTTTCCGTCCTCGAACATCATCCCGTAAACAAAAAGAGGGCCTCGGAAGGAAAGCCCGCAGCCAACAGCATATGGCTGTGGGGACAGGGCAAAAAACTCGATATCCCCACGTTTGAGGAAAAATATCACCTCTCAGGCGCGCTTGTAAGCGCCGTTGATCTCACAAAGGGGCTCGGGGTCTACGCCGGTCTTGAGATACTCCGGGTCCCCGGTGTCACCGGGTATCTTGATACCAATTATTCCGGCAAGGCGGAGTACTCCCTTAAGGCCCTGGAGCGGCATGATTTTGTTTATATACATGTTGAAGCGCCCGATGAGGCAGGGCACAGTGGAAATTACCGGGACAAGATCAAGGCAATCGAGGACATCGACGCTCTTGTTGTGGGTAGCATAATCAGGGGGGTAAAGTCCTTTGAGAGCTACAGGATACTTCTTATGCCCGACCACCCCACCCCGATCGAGATAAGGACCCACTCCGACGACCCCGTTCCTTTCGTGATATATGATTCCGGGGATCAGAGGGACAACGGCGATGCAACCTTTGATGAATCCATTGCAGAGAGGGAGGGCATAGTGTTTATTGACGAGGGGCACAGGTTGATGGATTTTTTTATCCGCAGCAAAACAGACCTTTAA
- the lysC gene encoding aspartokinase gives MLIVQKYGGTSVADISRIKAVAERVVRTVDEGNSVVVVVSAMSGETDKLIGLAHEVSSTPGDREMDLLLSSGERITSALTAMAIEELGHKAMALTGRQMGIITDGVHTKAKIEKISADKARQALQDGYVVVVAGFQGVTEEGGDVTTLGRGGSDLTAVAIASALHADRCEIYTDVEGVYTTDPGIVPEAKKLERISYEEMMELASLGAKVLQTRSVEIAMKYNVPLVVRSSFSDNPGTLVVKEDNEMEKVLVSGVAYDKNQVKITVLGVPDKPGIAARLFRSIAGANINVDMIVQNISSDGKSTDISFTISRTDLQKALSITGEIIKVLEARDVSVDENIAKVSIVGVGMKTHSGVAAKMFDSLADQGINIMMISTSEIKVSCVIDSKYTELAVRVLHDAFGLSE, from the coding sequence ATGCTTATAGTTCAGAAATACGGCGGAACTTCGGTTGCCGATATTTCGAGGATCAAGGCGGTTGCAGAACGTGTAGTCAGGACCGTTGATGAGGGCAACAGCGTTGTGGTTGTTGTCTCCGCCATGTCGGGAGAGACTGACAAGCTGATAGGCCTTGCGCATGAGGTCTCATCAACCCCGGGAGACCGCGAGATGGACCTGCTCCTTTCATCGGGCGAGCGTATAACAAGCGCCCTGACGGCGATGGCCATAGAGGAACTCGGCCATAAGGCGATGGCGTTAACGGGAAGACAGATGGGAATTATAACCGACGGCGTTCATACAAAGGCAAAGATAGAGAAGATCTCCGCCGATAAGGCTAGGCAGGCCCTGCAGGATGGTTACGTCGTGGTCGTTGCGGGATTCCAGGGAGTTACCGAAGAGGGCGGCGACGTAACAACCCTCGGAAGAGGCGGCTCGGACCTGACGGCGGTTGCCATAGCCTCTGCCCTTCATGCCGACCGCTGCGAGATTTATACCGATGTTGAAGGCGTTTACACCACTGATCCGGGTATCGTTCCCGAGGCAAAGAAACTCGAACGGATATCCTATGAAGAGATGATGGAACTTGCCAGTCTCGGCGCCAAGGTGCTTCAGACCCGGTCTGTTGAAATTGCCATGAAATACAATGTACCATTGGTTGTAAGGTCAAGCTTTTCTGATAATCCAGGTACCCTGGTGGTTAAGGAGGATAATGAAATGGAGAAGGTACTGGTTTCCGGTGTGGCTTACGACAAGAACCAGGTAAAGATCACCGTTCTCGGTGTCCCCGACAAACCGGGAATCGCTGCAAGACTTTTCAGGTCGATTGCCGGGGCGAACATCAACGTCGATATGATCGTACAGAATATAAGCAGCGACGGTAAATCCACGGACATCTCATTTACTATCTCCAGGACGGATCTGCAGAAGGCCCTTTCCATAACCGGTGAGATTATCAAGGTCCTCGAGGCAAGGGACGTCTCCGTGGATGAAAATATCGCCAAGGTCTCGATCGTGGGGGTCGGGATGAAGACCCACTCCGGGGTTGCCGCCAAGATGTTCGATTCCCTTGCCGATCAGGGCATCAATATCATGATGATAAGCACCTCCGAGATCAAGGTCTCCTGTGTGATAGATTCAAAATACACGGAGCTTGCAGTCAGGGTATTACACGATGCATTCGGATTGAGCGAGTAG